From one Mycolicibacterium sp. HK-90 genomic stretch:
- a CDS encoding TetR/AcrR family transcriptional regulator, with protein MDQLVYSPMERVAAVAGPRERLIQSAIELMREYGVHATGLSDLLERSNTARGSIYQHFPAGKTELMEQATLEAGRIITARIHELTQVLPADDVIGAFVEGWKQNLVSSDFRGGCPIMAAAQAGPDALVVREASAKVFADWARVIAESIEAKGVDATTAASLGSFIVSSLEGAIIQCRSARSPQPLDDAKTGLMLLLRSVGAD; from the coding sequence ATGGACCAACTGGTCTATTCGCCGATGGAGAGGGTGGCGGCAGTGGCGGGCCCGCGCGAGCGTCTCATTCAGAGCGCCATCGAGCTGATGCGTGAGTACGGCGTTCACGCGACGGGCCTCAGCGATCTGCTGGAACGCAGCAACACCGCTCGCGGGTCGATCTACCAGCACTTTCCTGCGGGAAAAACCGAGCTGATGGAGCAGGCGACGCTAGAGGCCGGCCGGATCATCACCGCCAGGATTCACGAGCTGACTCAGGTATTACCCGCCGATGATGTGATCGGCGCCTTCGTGGAGGGCTGGAAACAGAACCTCGTCAGCAGTGACTTCCGTGGGGGATGCCCCATCATGGCGGCTGCCCAGGCGGGCCCGGATGCGCTCGTGGTGCGGGAAGCGTCGGCGAAGGTATTTGCTGACTGGGCCAGGGTGATCGCCGAGTCGATCGAGGCCAAGGGTGTTGACGCCACCACCGCGGCCTCACTCGGCAGCTTCATCGTCAGCTCACTGGAAGGCGCCATCATCCAGTGCCGCAGTGCCCGCTCGCCGCAGCCCCTCGACGACGCCAAGACCGGTCTGATGCTGCTGTTGCGGTCGGTTGGGGCGGACTGA